The Octopus sinensis linkage group LG19, ASM634580v1, whole genome shotgun sequence genome contains a region encoding:
- the LOC115222123 gene encoding von Willebrand factor C domain-containing protein 2-like, with the protein MKHSAIVFVLLYCTWGISPIKGIPPTPMVDLEAIESQLDLGTTAAPFDDEDIQGCETEDGFVPIGKTVSKEPCKQCTCTANGDMKCNTTVCPKLNCVDFEDVEDECCPICPNGENCYTPKNVILKAGEVITESDLQCKCKFSEDNLEEPTAHCTEKIEAAAAPPDDI; encoded by the exons ATGAAGCATTCAGCAATAGTTTTTGTTCTGCTCTACTGCACCTGGGGAATATCCCCTATAAAAGGGATACCACCAACTCCTATGGTGGATCTAGAAGCAATTGAAAGTCAGCTGGATCTGGGAACAACAGCAGCACCctttgatgatgaagatattcAAGGATGTGAAACAGAAGATGGTTTTGTACCAATTGGAAAAACGGTGAGTAAGGAACCGTGCAAGCAATGTACATGTACAGCAAATGGTGACATGAAATGTAACACAACTGTTTGCCCTAAGCTTAACTGTGTTGATTTCGAAGATGTTGAAGATGAATGCTGTCCAATTTGCCCAAATG GTGAAAACTGTTACACAcctaaaaatgttattttaaaagcTGGAGAAGTAATTACTGAATCTGACCTCCAGTGCAAATGCAAATTCTCAGAAGATAACTTGGAAGAACCTACAGCACATTGTACAGAAAAAATTGAAGCTGCTGCTGCTCCTCCAGATGACATTTGA